The genomic segment ATGACGCGCGCTACGCTAATCTCACCGAGGCACAGCAGCCGCTCACAGAATGCCTTGCAGATACGGTCGACCGTTTCCTTCCGTATTGGCACGAAACCATCGCGCCGGAAATCAAGGAAGGCAAACGTGTCATCATCGCCGCCCACGGCAACAGCCTCCGCGCCTTGGTGAAATATCTCGATGACGTTTCTGACGAAGCCATTTTGAAACTCAACATCCCCACCGGTATGCCGCTGGTGTACGAACTGGACGAGGATTTGAAACCGATTAAAAATTATTACCTCGGCGATGAAGAAGCCGTGAAGGCCGCGATGAACGCAGTAGCAAGCCAGGGGAAAGCGGGGTAGTTGAACCGCCAAGACACAAAGACGCCAAGATGAATGAACCAGATGAAACTGTGGATGGTTTGGCGCGTGAGGTTGTGGATGCGGATTTAGAGGTGCATCGGGAACTGGGGCCGGGTTATTTGGAGTCAGTTTATGAAGAGGCGTTGGGTGTGGAATTGGAATTGCGCGATGTTGCCTTTGAGCGGCAAGTGCCGATTGCGGTTCAATACAAAAGCCAATCAGTTGGAGAGGGGCGATTGGATTTGTTGGTGGGCGGCGAATTAATCATCGAATTGAAAGCCGTGGAAGCGCTACTCCCCGTCCACAAAGCCCAAGTGCTTTCTTACCTTTAAGCCACGGAAAAACAACTCGGCCTGCTCATCAATTTTAATGTCCCTCTAATAAAAAATGGAATCAAACGAATCATCCTTTCTTAAAAACCTTGGCGTCTTTGCGCCTTGGCGGTTCATACAATGAAAGCCATCATTCTAGCCGCCGGCAAGGGCACGCGCATGGGCGATCTTACGGATGAGACGCCCAAGCCGATGCTTCCTGTGGAGGGGCGGGCGATTTTGGAACACATCGTCACCGGCCTGCGCGAAGCGGGGGTGACTGAGTTTTGCATCATCACGGGTTGGAAGGCGGAGGCAATTGAATCGCACTTCGGCGATGGGGCGGATTTCGGGGTGAGTATTTCTTACGTGCGGCAAATCGTTCAGGATGGCACGGGGAAGGCACCGGAATTGGCGAAGAACTTTGTGGGCGATGACGCTTTTTTGCTGACGTATGGCGATATTTTGGTGAGGCCGGAGACGTATCAAAAGATGTTGGGGCGTTGGGGCGGCGGCGACTTTTCCGGATTGGTGACGGTAACCGGCAGTGAGGATGTGACGAAAGGTGGGTTGTTCTTTTTTGACCAGGCGTTTTGTTTGAATCATTTGGTGGAGAAACCTTCGGAAGCGCAACTGAATGAATTGCGCGAGAGGGGAATTTTGAAAGATGGCGAAACTGCCTGGTACAACGCGGGGATTTATATTTTCCAGCCGACGCTTTTCCAACACACGGCTCGGTTGGAAAAATCACCGCGCGGTGAGTATGAATTGACCGATGCGCTGACCGCAATGCTCGGTGACGGCGACTCCATCGCGGGGCTGGAAATCGCCGGGCGCTGGGTGGATGTGCGGGATCCCCAAGTGCTCGCCCGTCTGCAGGCCGGGGGTGAAACACCGTAAATGAGGCTTGTATTGGGGCAGCGCATTGCCTTTACTCCGCCGCTTGTGCAAACGGTAACCGATTTACGCATTGTTTCCTCCGAGGCGCTGCCCGCTCCATCGCAGTTGATGGACGAGCTGCCGCGTACGCCGGAGCAAACGGCGTTTGTGTCCCGGGCGCGCCGGGAAATATCCGCCATCATCCAGGGCCAAGACCCGCGGCTGATGGTTGTGGTTGGCCCCTGCTCCATTCATGACCTGGCCGCCGGTCGCGAATACGCCGAGCGCCTGCGCGCGTTGGCCGATGAGCTGCAGGATCGCATGCTTCTGCTGATGCGCGTGTATTTTGAGAAACCCCGCACCACCCTCGGCTGGAAGGGGTTGATCATGGATCCGCACCTCAACGGCACCTACGAAATCCCCGCCGGCCTGCGAATGGCGCGGCAATTTTTGGGCGAGGTGCTGGACCTCGGCATGCCCACCGCCACTGAGTTGCTCGATCCCATCACCCCGCAATACATTGCCGACAGCCTGTGCTGGTCGGCCATTGGCGCGCGGACGGTGGAGAGCCAAACGCACCGGCAAATGGCCAGCGGCCTGTCCATGCCCGTGGGATTCAAAAACTCCACCGCCGGCGATTGCGAGGTGGCCGTCAACGCCATCCTTGCCGCCACCCAGCAGCAAACTTTCCTGGGCATCACCCGCGAAGGCCGGGCGAGCGCGGTGACCACCCGCGGCAATCCGGACTGCCAAATCATTCTTCGCGGTGGCAGCAACGGGCCCAACTACGATGCCGACAACGTGGCCGCCGTGGAGGCGTTGGCCGACAAGTGCGGCTTGGCCGCCCCTTCGTTGATGATCGATTGCAGCCACGGCAACAGCGGTAAGGATCCCGAGCGGCAACCCGCCGTGTTGGCTCATGTGATCGGGCAAGTGGCGGCCGGGAACCGGCGTATTCATTCCGTGATGCTGGAGAGCAACCTGCATGGCGGCGCCCAAAAACTTGGCGAAGATATCAGCACCCTCTCATACGGCGTGAGCATCACCGATGGCTGCCTCAGCTGGGCCGCCACCGAAGCCGTCCTGCGCGAAGCTTACGCGGACTTGGCCGGGCGGTTTGCATAAAAAAAGCGCGGCGGGTGCCGCGCGAACATGGTGTTAATTACGGCGCTCCTGGGCCGCCCGGTCCACCTGGACCACCACCTGGACCACCGCCCGGTCCACCTGGACCTCCGCCACCTTGGTTGCCGCCGGCGATCGCTCCCGGGATCACTTCTACCCCGATCACTTGTCCGTCACCTTGGCTGGTGGGTTTAATTGTGAACCGTACGGCGTTGTAAGTTTTGCCCTGAGCATCACGAATTTTCATCCCGGGATAGGTCCACACGCCATTGGTTCCCACGGCCTTGGCGTCGCTGGGCCTGCCAAAGGCACGCATAATTACGGAGGCGGCTTTGCCCATGTAGATGGCTCGGATATCTTGATTTGGCGGCTGTTGACGGCCGGTGTTCACACCCCAATTTAACTGCGGGGCGGCAGGTTTAGTCGGGTCAAGCCGAACGGGACGTTGTTTGCCGCCTCCGCCAGGGCCACCACCAAATTCGCCACCGCCACTGCCTGGGCCGGGCAAGCCTTCTCCTCCACCGGGGCCGGGCATCCCGCCGCCGGGGCCGGGCATCCCGCCGCCGGGGCCGGGCATCCCACCGCCGGGACCGGGCATCCCACCGCCGCCGCCGGGACCGGGCATCCCACCGCCGCCGCCCGGCGTTTCGCCGCCGCTTCCGGTGCCGGCTTGTTTGCCGTCATCTGTCTCGGCATCTTCTTCGTCTTTTTTGCAGCCAGTGTTGAGTAGGAGGCTCAGTAGAATTACGGGGAACAAGAGATGCAATTGGGCGGGTTTCATGGGGTGGGTTATTGGGTTTAAGGGTAGGTGCGGGGCTAATGCGATGGTGGGAGGCAGGGTTATCCGTGCGAATGCCCGTGGTCGTGATCGTGATCGCCGGGTTCCGGTTTGGGTGGGTCCACCAACTCAATCTCGGCGTGTTCGGCGATGAACTCGATGACTTTATGTTCTCGGATTTGGTTTTGGATGGCGCTGATCTGATTGTTGTCGGCCAGCTCTTTAACGTGTTGCTGGGGGTCCTTGCCCATTTGCTGGGCTTGCATGGCGATGGTGCGCAGCACTTCTTCACGACTGACTTCAATTTTTTCTGTTTCAGCGATGAGGGGATGAATGAAAAACCAGCGTGCACGATCCATGGCAACGGGGTTGGCCTCGGCAGTGATTTGCTCTTTGGCCGCCTCGATATCTTCCTCCGAGGCGCCGCCGGCACGGCGGGTGCGCACCATATTTTCTACGACGATGCGCAGTTCGTTTTGCTGCACGGGTTCAGGCACGGGGAAGTTTACTTTTTTCATCAACTCCTCGTGCACTTGCGCGCGTACGACGCGCATTGCTTCGCCTTCCTGGTTTGATTTTAAATCGTCCCGCACGCCTTGGCGCAATTGGTCCACGCTTTCGGCTTCCCAGCTTTTGGCAAATTCATCGGTTAATTCGGGCAGCACTTTTTCTTTCACCTGCTGCACTTTCACTTCGTAAACCACATCCAGCCCTTGCAATTTCGGTTGGCTGGGAAATTCGTCGGGGATGGTTACCTTCACCGTGCGTTCGTCGCCGGGTTTGGCGTCGATCAGTTGCCGGGTGAAGCCGGGAATAAAATGATCGTGCTCATCGGCGTGTACGTGCAGCGGGAAATTTTCCTGCTTGGTCATCCCGCGCGCGGTGGGGGAAAAATCCGTGAGTGGCTTGCCGTCACTGGTGCCGGTGAAGCTGACCACCACGTAATCGCCCGCTTGCGTACCGCGTTCCCGCTCTTTGTATTCCGCGCGACCTTCGCGGAGTTTGTCCAGCGCGTTGTCCACGTCGGCATCGCTGATTTCCAGTTTCGGTTTTTTGGCGGGCAACCCTTTGTACTCCGGCATTTCGAAATCCGGCGCGGTTTCCACCGTGGCCAAAAAGTCCAGCGCCTCGCCTTGCTTGAAATTGACTTCCTCCACTTCCGGCTGCAGGATCGGGCGGATTTTGTTGTCTTCAAGCCCTTTGCGGTAGCAGTCGTTGAGCAATTGCTCGCGCACTTGATCCTGAATTTTCCCGGCAAACTGCGCCGCTACTTTGGCTTCCGGCGCCTTGCCCTTGCGATAGCCGGGCAGATTGGCTTGCTTGCGGAATGTGCGGGTTACCTCGGCAAACGCCGCGTCCACATCTTCGGCCGGTAGATTAAAGCGCAGTTGTTTTTTGCATGGCGCTAATTCAATTACTTCAACTTTTACATTCACGATATATTCCCAATTTGGGGGCCGTCCAAACTAGGGGCGTGGACAAAGGGCGTCAATCAAAGTCTCAATTTTTACGGATCATTTTTCAATTTCATTGATCCAAAACTGTTTTTTCGCTAACACTCCCTTCCTGTTGGTTTACCCCTTTATGCGAAAACTTTTATTCATTTTTCTGGCCACCGCGGCAGTTCATATCCCCGCCGCCGAGCCGCAGCCGGGCTTGGCGCTCACTTGGCGGGTGGGCGAGGCCACGGCGGCGACGGTGGTGCCGAATCTTTGGTTGTATGTGCCGGCAGGGCGGCCGGCTTCGCCCTTTGTGCCCGCCGGTCGGTTTACGGCCACAATTGAGGGGTTTGTGAATATTGATCTGCGCGGCGATTACTCATTCCACGCCACCGGTAAAGGCGGGGTGAAGCTGGAGGTTAATAATGTGGTGCTGCTCGATCTAAAAGGGATCAGCGGTGTGGCTGAGGCTAAAACCAAAGTGGTGCGGCTCAACAAAGGCGCCAACGCCATTAAGGTCACTTATAGCAGCCCGAACAAGGGCGACGCGCAGTTGAGGATTTTTTGGAGCGACCGTCCCGATAAACCGCTGCCGCATGAACCCATCCGCAATGGCCAACTTACGCATTTACCCAGCCGGCTGCTCACGCAGGCGAACCTTGTCGAAACCGGCCGGGAAATTTTCATCGAGCATCGCTGTCAACGCTGCCACACAGTTGATGGCAACAAAGGCACGGACATTCCCGAACTGGCCATGAGCGGGCCGGGCTTCGACGCCATCGGAGACCGCCGCCACCGCGAATGGATGGCCCAATGGATTCTAAACCCCAAAGCACAGCGCCGCGGCGCACGCATGCCAACGCTTTTGCACGGCGAAACAGCCCCCGGCGATGCCGCTGCCATTGCGGTGTACTTAGCCAGCCTCAACGGCCCTGCCAAGCCGGCAGTGGAATATCCCAAACCCGACTTCATGGCGGGCGAAGAGTTGGCCGAGCAATTGAATTGTGTTGGCTGCCACACGCTTCCCGGCACGGCGGCGGAGGCAGGAAAATTGTCACTCGATCATATCAATCGAAAATTTCCTATGGGCGAGCTGGCCGATTTCCTGCACGCGCCCAATCGTCATTACGCATGGACGCGAATGCCAAAGTTTGCCCTCACCGCCAAGGAGGCGTGGGATATTTCACAATGGCTGCGGGTGAAGGCTCCAGCCTATGCCGAACCGCAAATTGATGAAGACATCGCCGCACTCGCGCACGGAAAAAAACTGGTCACCACGCTCGGCTGCGTTAATTGCCACGATCACAAAGGCGAAAATAAATTCACCGCGCTCAAGCTCTCCGCGTTGGTCGTCGACAAATGGAATGGAGGGTGCCTTGCTGATGAACCCGGCGGGAGGTCGCCGCGCTTTGGCTTTACGCCCGTTCAACGCGCTGCGCTGCGCGCTTTTGGAGCGACGGATCGCCAGTCGTTGCACCGTCATGAGCCCGCCGAATTTGCCCGGCGCCAAATGCGCGTGCTCCATTGCAATGCCTGCCACGGTGAGCTCGATGGATTTCCCAAGCTCGATGCCATTGGCCACAAACTCAAGCCCGAGTGGATGCAGACGCTTTTCGCGGGCACGCGGAAACAGCCCGCCCGCCCGTGGCTGGCCCATCGCATGCCGGCCTTTCCGGCGCGCGCCAAGCCGCTAGCGCACGGGCTCGCCCAAGCTCACGGTTGGCCGGCGCAAACGCCCGTGAAACAAGCGCCGGTGAATGCCCGGCTCGCCGAGCTGGGCCGCAAACTCGTTGGGATTGATGGCGGTTTTTCCTGCATCGCCTGCCACGGCGTGAAGCATCGCGAGCCCCTGCAAGTTTTCGAGGCGCAGGGCGTGAACTTCGCTGAAGTGGGCGCGCGCGTGCGGCCGGATTATTTTTTGCGGTGGATGCTCGACCCACTGCGTGTGGATTCGCAAACTCGAATGCCGGATTATTTTGATGAAGACGCTCGCAGCGTATTGGTTGATGTGCTGGAAGGTGATGCGAAGCAACAAATTGAAGCCATCCGTCAGTACCTCCGCCAAGGCAACAAAATGAAACTGCCTGTTATGCAGTAGCGGAGCAGGGGTTGGTGCGCCTGGCCTTTATTATTTCGAATTATTCCCAATGCAAAAGAGGTGTTTTTCTCCGCGGATAAAAATTTGTCCCTGACTGATTGCAGGACTGGAGGAGACCTTCTCACCCAACTCATTTTTCGCGACCACTTCAAACTTGGAGCCCGGCCGCACGACGGTGGTTGTGCCTTTGTCTGATACAAAATAAACCAATCCGCCCGCGGAAATGGCGGAGGCACTATGACCGCCTCCGAGGCGCTCCATCCACAGTCGCTCCCCATCATCCGCGCGGAAACAGCTGGCAATGCCGCTGTCGGACACAATCAGAAAATACGGCCCCAACGTCACGGGTGAGGGGACGTAAGCCGCGCCGCGTTTGGCGCGCCAGGCGATGTGTGTTTGGGTGACATTGCCGCGGCCATCGGGGCGAATGGCCAAAATGTGGCGCTCAGGAAAACCGCCGGTGACAAACAGATATTGGCCGTTGTAAATCATTGATGCCACGAATTGCTCGGTGGGGCCGTCAATGATCCAATGCCGTTGGCCGCTGGCGGGATCGTAGCTGGCGACGGATTTACTGCCGGATAAAATCATTTGTTCGCGGCCGCCGATGGTGCGGATGATGGGGGTGGCGTAGCTGCGCGTTTTGTTTTCGCGGTTCACTTTCCAGCGCGGCAAGCCGGTGGTGCGATCCAGCGCGGTGAGGTAGGCGTTGCCGTCATGGTCGCCATTGATAATGACGAGGTCGCGATACAGAACCGGGCAGGCGTTGAACCCGTGCGCGCTGATGAAGTCACCCACTTCTTTTGCCCATTGCTGTTTCCCGGCCATGTCATAGGCCGCCACCATAATGGTGCCGGGCGAGATAAGGCGCGGCGAGCCGACATTGGGCGCGGGAATCTTTTTGTCACTCACTTTCATGAACGTGACGTAAACAAATTTCCCATCAGTGACCGGCGTGCTGGAGGCGCGGCTGTTGAGGCGATGGATGACTTCGAGCGGAGTCTTGAGCACGGTGCGTTGCCAAAGTGATTTGCCGTCTCGTCGGTCGATGCAAAGCAGCACGCGTTCCTCCTTCTCCGGCAGGCAAGCCAGCAGGAAGATTTTATCCCCCCAAATGACTGGCGAAGAATGGCCGCGTCCAGGCAGCGGTGATTTCCAAGCGAGATTTTTTGTGGAACTCCACTGAGTAGGAATCTTGGTTTCCAAGCTCGAGCCATCGCCGCGTGGCCCGCGCCAGCCCGGCCAGTTTTCTGCACATAATGAATATGAAACAACCAGAAAGAGTGCTATGAAGCGCATGGTGAAAGTTTAGGGCGAGGCTCACTGCGCGCAAGGGTTTTCGCTGTCTGCGGACAAGTGTTGCTGCAGATTCCAATTGACGGCACCGCGCGCGTAAACTGTAAAACTTGCGAAAACCTCAAAGTCCATTTACAAGAGCGGCATGACATCCATGCGGCTTTTTTTTGTGGCTCTTTTCTTCTCCGTGTCCGGCTTGTTGGCCGGCGAACCCAACACCCTGTCCAAGGCCGAGAAGGCGGCTGGTTGGCAGTTGCTCTTTGATGGCAAAAACATCAACGCGCATTGGCGCAATCTCGGGCAAAAGGAAGTGACCGGTGCGGGCTGGGTGATTAAGGAGGGCGTGCTGATCAAGGAGGAAGGCCGAGCGGCCGGGAACATTCTCACGCGCCGGACTTGGACGGATTATGAATTCACCTGGGAATGGCAGGTGGGCGTCAAGGGCAACAACGGCGTGAAATACATGGTGCTCGAGAAGCGCGGCGCGATCGGGCATGAGTACCAGATGATCGATGACAGTTTCTGGCAGAAGAGTCCGTTAAGCTTGACCGGCGTGTTTTATGCCGTGCTACCGCGCGATGTGAAATTGGCTGAGCCGGTACGCATCAACAAATGGAATCAATCCCGCATCAAAGTGCTGGGCCAAAAGGTGGAGCATTGGTTGAATGGTGAAAAAATCTTGAGCTACACGCTCGGCAGCGAGCGCGTGTTGGCCGGTGTGGCCAAGAGCAAGTTCAAGAAATTTGAGGGCTTTGGCAAAAAGGTCACCGGCCACATTCTGCTAACCGATCACAAGGATCGCTGTGCGTTTCGTAACCTTAAAATTCGCGAACTGAAATGAAGTTTTATGAAGCGATGGTAGGGCGGTTTCTCCGAAACCGCCACGGCGCGCTCGGAGAGCGAGCCCTACCTTGGATCATGGTGGTGCTGTTCACTTTTTCTGTGGATGCCGCACCCAAGCAATTACTCGTCCTCGGCCAAAAACCGGACGGGCATCCGCCAGGCACACACGAATACATGCCGGGCGCGCGGGTGGTGCAGGCGCTGATGGCCGGGCATCAGGACGTGCAGGTGACGGTAGCGCAGGCCGATGAACCGTGGCCCGAGGGGCCGGGATTGATCGCCAAAGCGGATGGCATTGTGCTCTTTCTCAACGAAGGCGGCCGCTTCATTCAGGAGGATCCAAAACGCGCCAAGGCCTTTGCGGATTTTGCTAAACGCGGCGGTGGTTTTGTAGTCTATCACTGGGGCATGGGCGCGAAAGAGGTGCCGTTGATTACGCCGTTTCTAAATCTGTTTGGCGGATGCCACGGTGGTCCGGATCGTAAATACACCGTGGTGAAGGAGGCGCAGTTTAAAGTCGCCGCACCGAAGCATCCGGTGATGTCCGGAATTCAATCCTTCGAGCTGCCGTTTGAGGAATTTTACTACAAACTGAAGGTGCCCAAAAACCCGAAGCATTGGACGCCACTAGTGCAGGTGCCGATCGAGGGCAACGTGGAAACCGTCGGCTGGGCCTGGGAACGCCCCGATGGCGGTCGTTCGGTCGGCTACAGTGGTCTGCACTTTCACGTGAACTGGCGGCATAAGCAGTATCGGCGGCTGATTGCCCAGGCCGCTCTGTGGACCCTCAAGCTACCTGTTCCAAAAGGAGGTCTTCCCGCGAAACTCGATCCCAAGGTCATCGACCTGAATTAACCTCTTTATTTCAGTCGGGTGGCTGGGTTTACTGTGAAGGTATAGTCATTTGCGACGGCATCCTTCTGCCCCTGTTCGTCGGCTTGGATTGAGCGCAATTCGTACGATCCATTCGGGGCGGGGCGGTAACGGAGCGGTTTTCCATCATAAGGGTCGAAAGGCTGTGATGTAAGAAACTGGGGCACCAGTTCAGGCAAGTTGCGTGGGATCCTTCCTTGGTTGGCCAGCCGGTATCGCTCGATGGCCAGCGCGGTCGTTGTAAGTTGTTGGTTTAGGACGGCTCGGTGCACATTTTTCGATAAATTTTCCAAGGATTTCATCATCATGGGTGTGAAAGGATATTTCCCCACATGTTGGATGGTCATGGTCAGTTTTTGGTGTTTGGCCCAAGTCGATCTAAACTCGCCGTTTTCATCATCGTATGTGGAAAAATCAGGGTAACCCGCCCGGATGCCTTCAAGGAAACGGTTCATCATTCCAATGTAAGTTGTCATTTCCAAGTCACGCGCAGCCTCGGAACGAGAACGCAGGAGTAACCAAATGGGCTCTTCAATGATGCGGTGTCTCGGGTCTATCCACTGCAATTGTTTTATGGTGCCCGTCCGGGCAATCTCTTCTGATCCAAGAATGACTGCACGTTCCCCAACCCAAGCATTTTCAAAATTGCGTGGCCAATTGAAACCGGCGAAAGCCTGCTGGAGAGACACCAGTTGCGCGTCATTCAACCTCCGCATGTTTAACAACGTCTGAAGCGCATCCCTTGCCCGTTGCGCGCACCTAACTTCCACTAAGGTGGAAAATACAATAGGTTCGTCATCAAGCAGATGGCAAATGCGCAACAAAACCAAAATGGACCAGACTGCCTGTTGTTGATCGCCCACGGACAGAGGGTTCTGACCTTGGGCAACAGCGGGTCTCTGTTGCGTGGCAAAGTACCGACTGCGCCACATTAAGACCCTGGATACACTGTT from the Limisphaerales bacterium genome contains:
- a CDS encoding ThuA domain-containing protein, which gives rise to MKFYEAMVGRFLRNRHGALGERALPWIMVVLFTFSVDAAPKQLLVLGQKPDGHPPGTHEYMPGARVVQALMAGHQDVQVTVAQADEPWPEGPGLIAKADGIVLFLNEGGRFIQEDPKRAKAFADFAKRGGGFVVYHWGMGAKEVPLITPFLNLFGGCHGGPDRKYTVVKEAQFKVAAPKHPVMSGIQSFELPFEEFYYKLKVPKNPKHWTPLVQVPIEGNVETVGWAWERPDGGRSVGYSGLHFHVNWRHKQYRRLIAQAALWTLKLPVPKGGLPAKLDPKVIDLN
- a CDS encoding c-type cytochrome, whose product is MRKLLFIFLATAAVHIPAAEPQPGLALTWRVGEATAATVVPNLWLYVPAGRPASPFVPAGRFTATIEGFVNIDLRGDYSFHATGKGGVKLEVNNVVLLDLKGISGVAEAKTKVVRLNKGANAIKVTYSSPNKGDAQLRIFWSDRPDKPLPHEPIRNGQLTHLPSRLLTQANLVETGREIFIEHRCQRCHTVDGNKGTDIPELAMSGPGFDAIGDRRHREWMAQWILNPKAQRRGARMPTLLHGETAPGDAAAIAVYLASLNGPAKPAVEYPKPDFMAGEELAEQLNCVGCHTLPGTAAEAGKLSLDHINRKFPMGELADFLHAPNRHYAWTRMPKFALTAKEAWDISQWLRVKAPAYAEPQIDEDIAALAHGKKLVTTLGCVNCHDHKGENKFTALKLSALVVDKWNGGCLADEPGGRSPRFGFTPVQRAALRAFGATDRQSLHRHEPAEFARRQMRVLHCNACHGELDGFPKLDAIGHKLKPEWMQTLFAGTRKQPARPWLAHRMPAFPARAKPLAHGLAQAHGWPAQTPVKQAPVNARLAELGRKLVGIDGGFSCIACHGVKHREPLQVFEAQGVNFAEVGARVRPDYFLRWMLDPLRVDSQTRMPDYFDEDARSVLVDVLEGDAKQQIEAIRQYLRQGNKMKLPVMQ
- a CDS encoding NTP transferase domain-containing protein; protein product: MKAIILAAGKGTRMGDLTDETPKPMLPVEGRAILEHIVTGLREAGVTEFCIITGWKAEAIESHFGDGADFGVSISYVRQIVQDGTGKAPELAKNFVGDDAFLLTYGDILVRPETYQKMLGRWGGGDFSGLVTVTGSEDVTKGGLFFFDQAFCLNHLVEKPSEAQLNELRERGILKDGETAWYNAGIYIFQPTLFQHTARLEKSPRGEYELTDALTAMLGDGDSIAGLEIAGRWVDVRDPQVLARLQAGGETP
- the tig gene encoding trigger factor; the encoded protein is MNVKVEVIELAPCKKQLRFNLPAEDVDAAFAEVTRTFRKQANLPGYRKGKAPEAKVAAQFAGKIQDQVREQLLNDCYRKGLEDNKIRPILQPEVEEVNFKQGEALDFLATVETAPDFEMPEYKGLPAKKPKLEISDADVDNALDKLREGRAEYKERERGTQAGDYVVVSFTGTSDGKPLTDFSPTARGMTKQENFPLHVHADEHDHFIPGFTRQLIDAKPGDERTVKVTIPDEFPSQPKLQGLDVVYEVKVQQVKEKVLPELTDEFAKSWEAESVDQLRQGVRDDLKSNQEGEAMRVVRAQVHEELMKKVNFPVPEPVQQNELRIVVENMVRTRRAGGASEEDIEAAKEQITAEANPVAMDRARWFFIHPLIAETEKIEVSREEVLRTIAMQAQQMGKDPQQHVKELADNNQISAIQNQIREHKVIEFIAEHAEIELVDPPKPEPGDHDHDHGHSHG
- a CDS encoding PQQ-binding-like beta-propeller repeat protein is translated as MRFIALFLVVSYSLCAENWPGWRGPRGDGSSLETKIPTQWSSTKNLAWKSPLPGRGHSSPVIWGDKIFLLACLPEKEERVLLCIDRRDGKSLWQRTVLKTPLEVIHRLNSRASSTPVTDGKFVYVTFMKVSDKKIPAPNVGSPRLISPGTIMVAAYDMAGKQQWAKEVGDFISAHGFNACPVLYRDLVIINGDHDGNAYLTALDRTTGLPRWKVNRENKTRSYATPIIRTIGGREQMILSGSKSVASYDPASGQRHWIIDGPTEQFVASMIYNGQYLFVTGGFPERHILAIRPDGRGNVTQTHIAWRAKRGAAYVPSPVTLGPYFLIVSDSGIASCFRADDGERLWMERLGGGHSASAISAGGLVYFVSDKGTTTVVRPGSKFEVVAKNELGEKVSSSPAISQGQIFIRGEKHLFCIGNNSK
- a CDS encoding DUF1080 domain-containing protein, which translates into the protein MTSMRLFFVALFFSVSGLLAGEPNTLSKAEKAAGWQLLFDGKNINAHWRNLGQKEVTGAGWVIKEGVLIKEEGRAAGNILTRRTWTDYEFTWEWQVGVKGNNGVKYMVLEKRGAIGHEYQMIDDSFWQKSPLSLTGVFYAVLPRDVKLAEPVRINKWNQSRIKVLGQKVEHWLNGEKILSYTLGSERVLAGVAKSKFKKFEGFGKKVTGHILLTDHKDRCAFRNLKIRELK
- a CDS encoding 3-deoxy-7-phosphoheptulonate synthase, with the translated sequence MRLVLGQRIAFTPPLVQTVTDLRIVSSEALPAPSQLMDELPRTPEQTAFVSRARREISAIIQGQDPRLMVVVGPCSIHDLAAGREYAERLRALADELQDRMLLLMRVYFEKPRTTLGWKGLIMDPHLNGTYEIPAGLRMARQFLGEVLDLGMPTATELLDPITPQYIADSLCWSAIGARTVESQTHRQMASGLSMPVGFKNSTAGDCEVAVNAILAATQQQTFLGITREGRASAVTTRGNPDCQIILRGGSNGPNYDADNVAAVEALADKCGLAAPSLMIDCSHGNSGKDPERQPAVLAHVIGQVAAGNRRIHSVMLESNLHGGAQKLGEDISTLSYGVSITDGCLSWAATEAVLREAYADLAGRFA